The sequence GAGAGCCTCGGCTCCGTGCCCGATCGCCGCTTCGATACCAACCCACTTGACCTGAGTGTCGATCGGCGCGGCAATACGGTCGTATTATCGAACTACACACTTACCGACCGGGCCGAAGGGCTGCGCGTCGAGCAGGGGCAGGCGCTGCTCCGCTACGACGCCAGCGGCAAGAACACCTGGTTGAAAACGGGCGTCGTCCGGCCCGATTCGGCCATGGCAACGGGCCTGGTTGTTGACCCGAGCGGGGCCTTTGTGGTCTTTGGCGGCTATGAAGGCGAGTACACGCCCGAAACCAACACGTACAGCAAAGCCGACTACATCAGCCTGGCCGGTTACTCGCCCGAAGGGAACTTGCGCTGGACCACCCGCCTCAACGCCAGCAGCGGCAATGATCACCTCGTCGACGTGGTTCGACTGAACAACGGCTCGCTGCTCCTGCTGGGTAGCACCACCGGTACGTTGACGTCGTTGTCAGCCACAGGTACGTCAGAGACTCCGGCTTATTTCCTCACGAACTTCCAGCCGTTTGACCTGCAACCGACGACCGCTCAATCGGTGGTGTTGTGCGCCAACGGCCAAACCACGTTACGGGGCAACTACGCTGGTTATTTTGAACAGCCGCTGACGCTTCAACTGTCCGACGCGACGGGCAGCTTTACCAACCCGCAGACGCTGGCCAACGTACCCATCGGGGTATCGGGCAGCCTGTTCTCGGTAACGAATTTCGCCGTGACGGTACCCGTTCCAGCGAGTGTGGCTGCCGGCACGTCGTATCAACTTCGGGCCGTATCATCGGTACCGGAGTATTTGGGCGCGACCATCACGGCTACGGTAGCCCAGGCGCCAGCCATTCCGATGGTGCAACAGGTGGGTGATGAGTTGCTGGCGTCGACCACAGGTACGTCAGGTGTGACCTATCAATGGTACACGAGCGGTCAGCAGCCCGTTTCGGGCGCAACCGGGGCGCGTTTCCGGCCCACGCAGCCGGGTGCTTATTACGCAGTCGCGATGGCAGGCGGTTGTCCGTCGCTCGCCTCCGAGGCGCTGCAATTCCTGTTGTTAGCCAACGAACCTACGGTTACGATCTCGGTCTATCCGAACCCGGTTTCTGACCGTCTGCTGGTTCAATGGCCCGCCGCCATCGCTACCAACGGTCAGCTGGAGCTTACCGACCTGACCGGCCGGACGGTTCGGCAGCAGGCCCGCACCGGCGAGGTAACCGAACTGAATGTGCGCGACCTTACCACCGGCGTTTACCTCCTCAGCCTGCAAGCCGACGGCCAACCCCGTCAGGTGCATAAGGTGATGGTGAAGTAAAAAGACCTTCAACGTAAAACGGCCAAGTGGCTGACGCGCTCTGTGAATGCGTCAGCCACTTGGCCGTTTTACGTTGAAGGTCCTTCTAGTAGGCTCGTACTACCTTGCCTTCCATAAAGTTGACGAATGATTTGTTGACGACTTTGTTGCCGCCCGGCGTGGGGTAGTTACCCGTGAAGTACCAGTCGCCCGAGTGGTTGGGGCAAGCCTTGTGCAGATTCTCCACAGTCTGGTAGATCACCGCGACTTCGGCTTTCAGATCGACCTGATCGTTACGGCGGGGCGTGATGATGTCGGCCACTTTCCGCGAAATCTCGTCGTGCGTAAACGGTTCGAACAGCGCCTTCACGTAGTTCTCGGCAGTCGCGTTGCCCGTTTCAACGGCGGCAACGGCCTGCCCATAGACTTCGTCGACGATGTTGTTCAGGCCGCGTTCGTTGAGCAGTTGAAGCACCGCCCGGAACGCTACGAAATCCTTCACCTTCGACATATCGATGCCATAGCAGTCGGGGAAGCGGATCTGCGGCGCTGACGAAACGATCACGATTTTCTTCGGTTCCAGCCGGTCCAGCATGCGCAGGATACTCTTCTCCAGCGTCGTGCCGCGCACAATCGAGTCGTCGAGCACGACCAGTGTATCCACGCCTTTGCGCACCACCTCGTAGGTCGTGTCGTAGACGTTGGCCACCATTTCGTCGCGGTGGGTATCGTCAGTGATGAACGTGCGGAGCTTGACGTCTTTAGATACCAGTTTTTCAATCCGCGGCCGGAACGACAGTACCCGCTCGAGGTCCTTCTCAAACAGAATACCGTCCATTATCGCCTTCTTGCGCTGCTTGAAGAGGTAATCTTCCAGCCCTTCAACCATACCAAAGAAGGCGGTTTCGGCCGTATTGGGAATGTAGCTGAAGACGGTGTTCTCCAGATCGTAATTCACCTCTTCCAGAATCTGCGGCACCAGCAGGCGGCCCAGCATTTTCCGTTCGTTGTAAATATCGGGGTCAGTCGCGCGGGAAAAATAAATGCGCTCGAAGCTACACGACCGTTTTTCGATGGGTTCGATGAACTGGTATTCGTCGTACTCACCGTATTTGTCGACGATCAGCGCATGACCCGGCTTGATCTCCTGAATCTGGCTGTAATCGGCGTTAAAGGCCGTTTTGATGGCGGGTTTCTCCGAAGCCACCACGACCACCTCATCATCGGCGTAATAATAAGCAGGGCGGATACCGGCGGGGTCACGGGCCACAAACGACGCGCCGTAGCCCGTCATACCGACCATCGCATAACCACCGTCGAAATCACGGCACGAGCGGTGCAGTACCCGCTGAATATCGATGTTATCCTCGATGATATCCGACAGATCGGGGTTTTCGTAGATACCCTTGAACCGGTCGAATACGCGCTGATTTTCTTCGTCGAGGAAGTGCCCGATTTTCTCCATCACCGTTACGGTATCGACGAAGTCTTTCGGGTGCTGCCCAAGCGAGACCAGTTTATCAAACAACTGATCCACGTTGGTCATGTTGAAGTTACCGGCCATCACGAGGTTACGGCTCCGCCAGTTGCTTTGCCGCAGCATGGGGTGGCAGTTCTCGATTTCGTTGGCTCCGTGGGTGCCGTAACGCAGGTGACCCATCCAGACTTCGCCCGTGAAGGCTACGTTTTCCTGAAGCCACTTAGCATCGCGGGCATTTTCCTTGTTTTTTTTGAGGGCCTTGGCAAACTTCTTATTGATCTTGCCAAAGACGTCGGCCACCGGCTGATGATCGACGGAGCGGTAACGGCTGATGTAGCGATGACCGGGGGGTACGTCGAGCTTGATGTTGGCAACCCCGGCCCCATCCTGGCCCCGGTTTACCTGTTTTTCCATCAACAGCATCAGCTTGTTGACCGCGTAAAGGGGCGTACCATACTTATCGATGTAGTATTGATACGGTTTACGAAGACGCAGCAGCACGATGCCGCACTCGTGTTTAATAGCGTCGCTCATGGAAGCGTTACCTGGTTTGGCACCGGCGCGAACCAGCGCAGTTGGACTCAGTTCGTTGTATGAGGGTAACACCACGCCCCGTCGGAAACGTTCGGTGTACAGACACACAAAAGTACAGAGTTTCTGAGTCGGGGTGGCCAAACCACCGGACGATACCCCTTACTTTAATCGGATGTAACCATACCATTGCGGTGTGTGGCAGACGTGTGACTAGGTGGTAAAAAGCTGACGCGCGGCTACACATTCGCCTGCGATAACTACGCTGCTCTACCTAACAAATACCCCGCTTCCCGGAACCAGGCGTAGGCTTCTTCGATCGCCTGCCGGATGTGCGTCTGTGGTAATTTCAATTCATCGATAGCCTTTTGCGACGAAAAATAATGGCCGTCGTTGGCAATGAGCGTCATGGGTACGTTCACCAGACCGGGCCGACCCGTCAACCGGGCTTTCCAGTCGGAAAAACGGCCGTACCAGTGGGCAACATTGGGTGGCAATTCAAACCGCGGCGGACGTACCCCAGCAACCTCGGCCATGAGCGTGAACGCCTCTCGGTAGGTCAGGTTTTCGTGCCCCAGGATGTACGACTGCCCAATGCGGCCCATCGTCAGGGCGTTGACGGTAGCCACCGCTGCATCCCGGACGTGGACGTAGTTTTTGCCCCCCACCGGATAGCCGGGTACGTTCCGTTTGGCAATCGCCAGTAGCATCGCACCCGACGTGGGCTTGACATCGAGCGGCCCGAGTAGAAACGACGGATGCACCGACAACGCCGGTACGTCGTGGTTATGGGCGGCATCGCGCACCAGTTGCGTGGCTGCCACTTTGCTATCCATGTAATCGAGGCCGTAGACCGCGCCCGTGTAGGGCAGTTTCTCGGTGCCGGGCTGCTCCTTCGTGCCGAAGCCAAAGACATTGGCCGTACCGACATAGACTAGCCGACGTAGGTTCTCAGCCCGCACGGCGGCAATCACGTTTTCGGTGCCGGTTTTGTTAACCGCCCAGATGTCGGCGCTACGAGCCGGGTTGACCTGCGTGTTGGCCGCTACGTGAATAACGGCGGCGCACCCTTTGGCGGCACGGCGCAGATCGGGGGCGTTGAGGATGTCGCCCTCGGCAAACTCGATGGGTAGGGAACTGGCTCCACTCAGCAGCGCCTTACGGTCGCTGCCCGGCCGCACAAACGCCCGGACGTGGTAATTCCGGGCCAATAATTCACGCGCCACGTGGCTCCCCAAAAAGCCGTTAGCGCCCGTTAACAGAATAGTAGCTGGCATAGACCACAAAGGACGCAAACCACCCGCAACCTCGCTACC comes from Fibrella aestuarina BUZ 2 and encodes:
- a CDS encoding T9SS type A sorting domain-containing protein, which gives rise to MKKSIYTLLLLCALLPTAGRAQVTQKFAWTARLPARPIAIATDAGRGAYVLLEGNTILQIDAQGRERWKQTFTDWPTIRRITTTSTGQLVMAGPFTGQFTISDSTYKLNEDYETSTFVAALDSNHAQRWTTYIITPDGLMSQPTTLATDASGAILAFGRRSESGNPFLCRFDMDGRFLGSRVYGGPVVPAPDAVAMVANSEGQALLSITERTRQSSSGVLTKVTDDSLYWTAYIGESLGSVPDRRFDTNPLDLSVDRRGNTVVLSNYTLTDRAEGLRVEQGQALLRYDASGKNTWLKTGVVRPDSAMATGLVVDPSGAFVVFGGYEGEYTPETNTYSKADYISLAGYSPEGNLRWTTRLNASSGNDHLVDVVRLNNGSLLLLGSTTGTLTSLSATGTSETPAYFLTNFQPFDLQPTTAQSVVLCANGQTTLRGNYAGYFEQPLTLQLSDATGSFTNPQTLANVPIGVSGSLFSVTNFAVTVPVPASVAAGTSYQLRAVSSVPEYLGATITATVAQAPAIPMVQQVGDELLASTTGTSGVTYQWYTSGQQPVSGATGARFRPTQPGAYYAVAMAGGCPSLASEALQFLLLANEPTVTISVYPNPVSDRLLVQWPAAIATNGQLELTDLTGRTVRQQARTGEVTELNVRDLTTGVYLLSLQADGQPRQVHKVMVK
- a CDS encoding amidophosphoribosyltransferase, whose translation is MSDAIKHECGIVLLRLRKPYQYYIDKYGTPLYAVNKLMLLMEKQVNRGQDGAGVANIKLDVPPGHRYISRYRSVDHQPVADVFGKINKKFAKALKKNKENARDAKWLQENVAFTGEVWMGHLRYGTHGANEIENCHPMLRQSNWRSRNLVMAGNFNMTNVDQLFDKLVSLGQHPKDFVDTVTVMEKIGHFLDEENQRVFDRFKGIYENPDLSDIIEDNIDIQRVLHRSCRDFDGGYAMVGMTGYGASFVARDPAGIRPAYYYADDEVVVVASEKPAIKTAFNADYSQIQEIKPGHALIVDKYGEYDEYQFIEPIEKRSCSFERIYFSRATDPDIYNERKMLGRLLVPQILEEVNYDLENTVFSYIPNTAETAFFGMVEGLEDYLFKQRKKAIMDGILFEKDLERVLSFRPRIEKLVSKDVKLRTFITDDTHRDEMVANVYDTTYEVVRKGVDTLVVLDDSIVRGTTLEKSILRMLDRLEPKKIVIVSSAPQIRFPDCYGIDMSKVKDFVAFRAVLQLLNERGLNNIVDEVYGQAVAAVETGNATAENYVKALFEPFTHDEISRKVADIITPRRNDQVDLKAEVAVIYQTVENLHKACPNHSGDWYFTGNYPTPGGNKVVNKSFVNFMEGKVVRAY
- a CDS encoding NAD-dependent epimerase/dehydratase family protein; this encodes MPATILLTGANGFLGSHVARELLARNYHVRAFVRPGSDRKALLSGASSLPIEFAEGDILNAPDLRRAAKGCAAVIHVAANTQVNPARSADIWAVNKTGTENVIAAVRAENLRRLVYVGTANVFGFGTKEQPGTEKLPYTGAVYGLDYMDSKVAATQLVRDAAHNHDVPALSVHPSFLLGPLDVKPTSGAMLLAIAKRNVPGYPVGGKNYVHVRDAAVATVNALTMGRIGQSYILGHENLTYREAFTLMAEVAGVRPPRFELPPNVAHWYGRFSDWKARLTGRPGLVNVPMTLIANDGHYFSSQKAIDELKLPQTHIRQAIEEAYAWFREAGYLLGRAA